CAGGATGCCGAGGAGGAGGGGGATCATGGCCAGCCACGGATGCCGCGGCGAGCGCGAACGGGTGGATGCCACGGGCACAGAGGAAGTCACGTGTCCAGTGTCGCGGACCGGTACGAGACGAGCAAGTACGGTCATTCTGGTCACATACTGACGTTTCGGATACTATGGGACCGACGAAGGGCGGGTCCGGTGAGGGAGAAGACGGCGCGCATCGTGCAGGAGTGGACGGACGCCTGCGATGCGGAGATCTCGATCGCGGTGCTCGGCGGCGCATGGAAGCCCAGCATCCTCAGCCTGCTGCGCGAGCACGAGGTGCTGCGGTTCGGCGAGCTGAGCCGCCTGCTTGACGAGCCGACGGCTCGCGTTCTGACCCGCCAGCTGCGCGAGCTCGAAGACGACGGCCTCGTCATCCGCACGGTGTACCGACAGGTGCCGCCCAAGGTCGAGTACCGGTTGAGCGAGCTCGGCCGTGGATCCCTGCCGCTCGTCGACGCGCTGACGTCGTGGGGCGGGAGCTATGCCGAGCACCAGCGGAGCCTGCTGCCGGGAGCGAGCGCTCCGTTCGCTCGCTGACCCCGCGCGAACGGCCCCGAGAGATCTTCGGCCGTCGCGCACCTCGCGGACATCGGGTGCGTCCGAAACAGCCGACACGCCGCCGATAGACTGGGAGCCATGTCCAAGGTCCTCCAGTCACTTCCCGTCGGCGAGCGCGTCGGCATCGCCTTCTCCGGAGGACTCGACACCTCCGTCGCCGTCGCGTGGATGCGCGACAAGGGCGCCGTCCCCTACACGTACACCGGTGATCTCGGCCAGTACGACGAAGACGACATCGCGTCGATCCCCGGCCGCGCGCTGGAGTACGGCGCCGAGGCGTCCCGCCTGGTCGACTGCAAGACCGCGCTGGTCGAAGAGGGCCTCGTCGCCCTGTCGTGCGGCGCATTCCACATCCGCTCCGGCGGCAAGACCTACTTCAACACCACGCCGCTCGGTCGCGCCGTGACCGGCACGATGCTGGTGCGCGCCATGAAGGAGGACGGCGTCGACATCTGGGGCGACGGCTCCACCTACAAGGGCAACGACATCGAGCGGTTCTACCGCTACGGCCTGCTGGCCAACCCCCGCCTGCGCGTCTACAAGCCATGGCTCGACGCCGACTTCGTGACCGAGCTCGGCGGCCGCAAGGAGATGAGCGAGTGGCTCGTCGCCCACGACTTCCCCTACCGCGACTCGGTGGAGAAGGCGTACTCGACCGACGCCAACATCTGGGGGGCGACACACGAGGCGAAGACGCTCGAGCACCTGAACGTCTCGCTCGAGACGGTCGACCCGATCATGGGCGTCAAGTTCTGGGATCCGTCGGTCGCGATCGAGACCGAAGACGTGTCGGTCACCTTCGACGCCGGACGCCCCGTCGCCCTCAACGGCGTCGAGTACACCGATCCGGTGGCCCTCGTCATGGAGGCGAACACCATCGGCGGACGCCACGGCCTCGGCATGAGCGACCAGATCGAGAACCGCATCATCGAGGCGAAGTCGCGCGGCATCTACGAGGCACCTGCCATGGCGCTGCTGTTCATCGCGTACGAGCGCCTCGTGAACGGCATCCTGAACGAAGACACCCTGGCCACGTATCACGAGTCGGGTCGTCGCCTGGGTCGCCTGATGTACGAGGGACGCTGGCTCGAGCCGCAGTCCCTCATGCTGCGCGAGTCGATCCAGCGGTGGGTCGGTCTCACGATCTCGGGAACCGTCACCGTGCGTCTGCGCCGCGGCGACGACTGGACGATCGTCGACACCACCTCGCCAAACCTGTCGTACGGCCCCGAGAAGCTGTCGATGGAGCGTGTCGGCGACGCAGCCTTCGGCCCGGTCGACCGCATCGGCCAGCTCACCATGCGCAACCTCGACATCGCCGACTCGCGGTCCCGCCTCGAGCAGTACGCCGGCCTCGGCCTGATCGGCGGCGCCACCGGCGAGCTCGTCGGCCGCGTCACCGCGGGTGAGTCCGGGGAGATCACCGGCGCGGTCGAAGACGTCGACCAGGCGCTCGCGGGCGCGGTGGACACCGCCTCTGAGGGTGCGGCCTTCGACTCCGGCACCGACTGACCGAACAGGCGTCACGAGAGGGGGGCGGATGCGATCAGCATCCGCCCCCCTCTGCTGTCTGTCCGAGTCATGGCGTGCACAATTCAACACGGACGGGTGCCGATCGGCACCGACACCCGCCGGTTCGTCGATGGAACGACCGTTCTCTGCTGAGTCGTGAACGGGCGACCCCCGTCACCCGTGAGTCCGCCGCACTATCTTGCACACTTCTGTGCACATTAGCTACCATGGACGCATGACCACCCGTGCTCCCCGTCGCGATTCCGTCGAGAACCGTGCCGGAATCCTCGATGCGGCCCGAGAGACCCTCGCCGCCGATCCCCGCGCCTCGATCGACGTCATCGCCCGCAGCGCCGGCCTCTCCCGCCGCACTCTGTACGGGCACTTCGACGACCGCGAGGCGCTGATCCGCGAGCTCATCTCGGTGGGCGCGCAGCGCTTCAACGCGATCGCCGAGTCCGTGACCGACGCCGACGCGCGCATCGCGCTCGCCCGGCTCGCAGCCAGGCTCTGGCAGGAGGCGTCCCACGTGCAGGTCGCTGCGGCCCTCGCCCTCGACGAGGCGCACGTGCAGCACACCGCCGACGCCCTCGCGCCGCTTCGTCGCACCGTCTCGGCCCTCGCCCGACGCGGTCAGGACGACGGCAGCTTCCGCACCGACATCGCCGCACCGACGCTCGCACGCCTTATCGAAGAGGTCGCCCGCACAGTCGTATCCCGCACCGATGCCGCGAGCATCGGCGCCGAGAACCTCGCCGTGCGCACGCTCCTCAGCATCGCGGGGCTGTCCTGGCGCGATGCCGACGACCTGCTGACCGCGCATCCCGAGATCATCGGATCCGAGCGGGTCGACGCATGAAGATCACTCTCCACGAGGTGAGCAAGGGGCGGGGCGGCCAGGCTCTGCCCACCACCAGCCTCGAATTCCACACCGGTGCCGTGCGCTTCGCGATCGCCGAGACCGAGCAGCGACCGAGCGTCCTCGGCCTGATCGCGAGCGGGCGGATGCGCCCGGACACCGGCCGCGTCACCATCGACGGCAGCGTCGACAACCGACGGCTGCGCCGCACGATCGCGCTCGTCGACGCCCCGGACGTCAGCGACCCGCATGCCGACATCACCCTCGCGGGCGTCGTCGGCGAAGAGCTCATGTTCGCCGGCGTCGGAGCGACACCCCTGCACTCGCGCCGCTGGCTCACGCAGCTCGGCTTCGGAGAGCTGGCGGGCGTGCCGATCGGCAACGTCGATCCGGCCGCCCGCGTGCGCATCCTGTGCGAGCTCGCGGTGCTGCGCAAGGGCACCGAGGGCGTGGTGCTCGTCTCACCCGACCGCCACGGCGGCAGCCCGGACGGCTGGTGGCGCATCGCGTCGGAGTTCGCCGACCGCGGGTACGCCATGCTCGTCATCGTCGGCGGATCTGCCGCGGTCGCCCTCGAACGCATGCATGAGCTCGAGGCCATCAACGCCTCGGGTCCGATCCCGCCGCTCGTCCTCGACTCCCTCGCCGCCGACGAACCGACGGCGGGCGCGGACATCGTCACCGACACGGCTGCGGACGACGACGCAGACCCGGATCCCGACCCCGACCCCGACACCGACACGGCTGCGGACGAAGACGAAGACGCCACAGCCACGGATCCCGCCATCGACACCGATACCGACACCGATATCGACACAGACACAGACCAGAACGGAGCAGGGCGATGAAGGTCCCCTCCATGATCGCCGCCGAGCTGCGGCGACTCACCGCGAGCAAGATGGGCATCATCGCGCTGATCGCGCTCGTGTGCGTGCCGATCCTCTACGGCGGGCTCTACCTCTGGGCCAATCAGGACCCGTATGCCAAGTTCCCCGACGTCCCCGTCGCGCTCGTCGTCGACGACGAGGGCGCTGCGACCCCCACCACGGGGACGGATGCTCCGACCGGCGAGACCGTCAACTACGGCGAGGATGTCGCCGACAACCTCATCGAGGGCAACGCCTTCGACTGGCAGCGCATGTCGGACGACGAGGCCGCGAGCGCCCTGCGCGAGGGCACGGTCGACTTCGCGGTGACGATCCCCACGGACTTCTCCGCCGCGCTGACCTCGGCATCCGGCGACGACCCCCATCAGGCGCGGATCGAGCTCGAGACGAACGATGCCAACAACTACCTCGCCTCGTCGATGGGCACCCAGGCGGTCGAGAAGATCCGCAGCTCGGTCGCCGAGATGGTCGGGAGCGAGGCCGCGGAGCGGCTGCTCACCGGATTGAGCGAGGTGCGCGACAAGCTGGTCACAGCCGTCGACGGCGCGACTCAGCTGACGGACGGTGCCAACACCGCGGCGACCGGCAGCGCGACCCTCGCCGACGGCACGGCGCAGCTCGCAGACGGCACGGCGCAGCTCGCGACCGGCGCACAGACGCTCGCCGGCGGGGCGCAGACGCTCGCGAGCGGTGCGCAGACGCTAGCCAGCGGCGCACAGCAGGTCAGCGACGGCAATCGTCAGCTCGCCGACGTCGCCGACCGCGCGGGCAACGCGGTCCAGCAGGCCGCGAACGCGCTGCCCCAGGTGCGCACCGACATCGCGAACGCCCTGACCGCGCAGGGGCTCACCCCCGATGAGGTCGACCAGGTCCTCGCGAAACTCGACCCGCTCGGCACCCGCCTGCAGGAGGGCAACGCGCAGGTGCAGGGGGCCGTCGGCAAGGTCGACCAGCTCGCCGCCGGCGCAGCATCCGTCGCCTCCGGAGCCGCCGACCTCGCCTCGGGCGCCGGTACGCTCGCCTCGGGCGCCGGCACGCTCGCCTCCGGCGCCGGCACCGTCGCGACGGGCGCGGCATCCGCGAACGACGGTGCCGCACAGCTGCGCGACGGACTCGGCACGCTCGCCTCCGGCACGGCCGAGCTGCGCGACGGACTCTCCGACGGGGTCGCGCAGATCCCCGTCTCCACCCCCGAGCTGCGCACCCAGCAGGCCGACACCATCGCCGACCCGGTGAAGGTCTCCAGCGACAAGGTCGCCTCCGCCGAGGACTACGGTGCAGGCCTCGCGCCGTTCTTCGCCGCGCTCTCGGCATGGATCGGCATCTACGCACTGTTCCTCATCGTCAAGCCGATCTCCCGTCGCGCCGTCACCGCGCTGCACTCGCCGCTGCGCGTCACCCTGGCGGGGTGGCTCACCCCGGCGATGCTCGGCGCCCTGCAGATGGTGGGGCTCATGGGCATCCTGGCCATCACGCTCGGCTTCACGTTCAACAACCCGATCGGCACGCTCGGGGTGATGGTCTTCGCCTCCGCGACCTTCGCCGCCATCATCCTGATGCTGAACGTGTGGCTCGGCTCGGTGGGGCAGTTCCTCGGTCTGGTGCTCATGGTGCTGCAGCTCGTCACCGCGGGCGGCACCTTCCCGTGGCAGACGCTGCCCGCCCCTCTGGCCGCCCTTCATCATGTGCTCCCGCTCGGTTACGTCGTCGATGCGATGCGGCAGCTGATGTACGGCGGCAACCTGGGCCGGGCCGGCTGGGATATCGTGGTGCTCGGCATCTGGCTCGTCGGCGCGCTGCTGCTCGCGGCGATCGGCGTGACGCGGATGACGCATCGGAGAACGCTGCGCGATCTGCAGCCGAGCCTGATCGGCTGATCCCCCGCTCGGTGCGACCGAGAACCCGGCGGCGTCCCACGCCGTCCGTGGGTGTGAGTAGGATTCCCAGAGTGCGTCCGATGAGACGCGCTCTGGGGCTCAGTGGGACCGGGTCCCACCATGCCGTCCGAAAGAGTTCTCGATGATGACAACCGATTCGCCCGATCCTGCCCCGGTCGCGCGCACCTCTCTGCGCGGTCGCATCGGCCGCATCGCCTTCCTCGTCGTGGCCGCGGTCGTCGTGATCGCCGTGGCCGCAGCGTTCGTCGTCACCTGGACCATCCAGCGGTCCTTCCCTCAGACGGAGGGCACCCTCCCCCTCGACGGGCTGCAGGCGCAGGTCACGGTGCAGCGGGATGATCGCGGCATCCCGACGATCACCGCCGAGTCGACGGACGACCTCTTCTACGCCCAGGGGTTTGTGCACGCGCAGGATCGATTCTTCGAGATGGACTTCCGCCGCCATGTCACGGCGGGCAGGGTCGCCGAGATGTTCGGAGAGTCGCAGGTGGCGACCGATGCCTTCCTGCGCACCCTGGGCTGGCGCGTGGTCGCCGAAGCCGAGGTCGAGGCGATGGACGAGGTGACGATCGGCTACTACGAGGCGTACGCCGACGGCGTGAACGCGTACCTCGGATCCCGATCTGGCCCCGAGCTGTCGCTCGAATATGCCGTTCTGGGCATACAGAATCCGGACTACGCCCCGGAGCCCTGGGAGCCCGCGGACTCCGTCGCCTGGCTCAAAGCGATGGCCTGGGATCTCCGCGGCAACGTCGACGACGAGGCGGCACGCTCGCTGCTCGCCTCAGAACTCGCGACCGGCGCCGATCCGGACTCGGCGCAGGCCACTCTCGAGCAGCTCTACCCGCCGTATCCGTTCGACGAGAATCCCGTGATCGTCCCCCAGATCTCCACCCTCGAGACGGGCACCGAGCCGGTCGTGTTCACCGACGACGCGCACGACGGTGAGATGCAGCAGGCGGCCACCACCATCGAATGGCAGGAGGCCTCCGACGTCATCGAGGCGGCGAGCCTGCTCGTCGGGGATGTCGGGGAGGGCATCGGCTCGAACTCGTGGGTGGTCTCGGGCGACCTGACCGAGAGCGGCCTTCCCCTGCTCGCCAACGACCCTCACCTCGGTGCATCGCTTCCCTCGGTCTGGTACCAGGTGCAGCTGCGGTGCAGCGAGGTCACGGATGCCTGCCCGTTCGATGTCGGCGGCTTCTCGTTCTCGGGCCTCCCCGGAATCGTGATCGGACACAATCAGCAGGTCGCCTGGGGGTTCACCAACCTGACCACCGACGTCACCGACCTGTACGTGGAGCGTCTGGAGGGCGACCAGTACTGGCGCGACGGCGTGCTCGTGCCGCTCGACCAGCGCACCGAGACGATCGAGGTCGCCGGGGGCGACGACATCGAGCTCACGATCCGCTCGACCGCGCACGGCCCCCTCATCTCGGGACTCACCGACGACTTCACCGCGATCGCCGCCGATCCCGAGCCCGGACTCGCGGCGGGCGGGT
The sequence above is a segment of the Microbacterium sp. Root553 genome. Coding sequences within it:
- a CDS encoding TetR/AcrR family transcriptional regulator — encoded protein: MTTRAPRRDSVENRAGILDAARETLAADPRASIDVIARSAGLSRRTLYGHFDDREALIRELISVGAQRFNAIAESVTDADARIALARLAARLWQEASHVQVAAALALDEAHVQHTADALAPLRRTVSALARRGQDDGSFRTDIAAPTLARLIEEVARTVVSRTDAASIGAENLAVRTLLSIAGLSWRDADDLLTAHPEIIGSERVDA
- the argG gene encoding argininosuccinate synthase, translated to MSKVLQSLPVGERVGIAFSGGLDTSVAVAWMRDKGAVPYTYTGDLGQYDEDDIASIPGRALEYGAEASRLVDCKTALVEEGLVALSCGAFHIRSGGKTYFNTTPLGRAVTGTMLVRAMKEDGVDIWGDGSTYKGNDIERFYRYGLLANPRLRVYKPWLDADFVTELGGRKEMSEWLVAHDFPYRDSVEKAYSTDANIWGATHEAKTLEHLNVSLETVDPIMGVKFWDPSVAIETEDVSVTFDAGRPVALNGVEYTDPVALVMEANTIGGRHGLGMSDQIENRIIEAKSRGIYEAPAMALLFIAYERLVNGILNEDTLATYHESGRRLGRLMYEGRWLEPQSLMLRESIQRWVGLTISGTVTVRLRRGDDWTIVDTTSPNLSYGPEKLSMERVGDAAFGPVDRIGQLTMRNLDIADSRSRLEQYAGLGLIGGATGELVGRVTAGESGEITGAVEDVDQALAGAVDTASEGAAFDSGTD
- a CDS encoding penicillin acylase family protein gives rise to the protein MTTDSPDPAPVARTSLRGRIGRIAFLVVAAVVVIAVAAAFVVTWTIQRSFPQTEGTLPLDGLQAQVTVQRDDRGIPTITAESTDDLFYAQGFVHAQDRFFEMDFRRHVTAGRVAEMFGESQVATDAFLRTLGWRVVAEAEVEAMDEVTIGYYEAYADGVNAYLGSRSGPELSLEYAVLGIQNPDYAPEPWEPADSVAWLKAMAWDLRGNVDDEAARSLLASELATGADPDSAQATLEQLYPPYPFDENPVIVPQISTLETGTEPVVFTDDAHDGEMQQAATTIEWQEASDVIEAASLLVGDVGEGIGSNSWVVSGDLTESGLPLLANDPHLGASLPSVWYQVQLRCSEVTDACPFDVGGFSFSGLPGIVIGHNQQVAWGFTNLTTDVTDLYVERLEGDQYWRDGVLVPLDQRTETIEVAGGDDIELTIRSTAHGPLISGLTDDFTAIAADPEPGLAAGGSTATAPTGEDAEDAEYAVSLRWTALDPGTAATAIFALSTARNFDDFRAAASLFDVPAQNLVYADVEGNIGYQAPGRLPIRGAGDGWMPQPGWDSRYDWTGFIPFEELPVSYNPQSGYIVTANNAIVADDYPYFLSRDWDYGYRADRIEHLIERRAAAGPLTAQDMREIQMDSEMWIGKRLASAMDDVTVTGAGTRDAVDLLRSWDAQNTASSPAAAYANVLWSNLVRNIFAEREDPLPIEGHGRLFTVVGDLLDSPADPLWTNPTLGVTSMNEMLAVSAEEAYDELVGLQGDAVNAWRWGDLHAITLTSDTLGSSGIAPIEMLFNRGPYAVGGGASVVNATGWDLGTSYATTTVPSMRMIVDLADLDASTWIHLTGASGHAFDEHYIDQTADWASGVQKPWAFSPAAVDAATRHTLVLVPAG
- a CDS encoding winged helix-turn-helix transcriptional regulator, with protein sequence MREKTARIVQEWTDACDAEISIAVLGGAWKPSILSLLREHEVLRFGELSRLLDEPTARVLTRQLRELEDDGLVIRTVYRQVPPKVEYRLSELGRGSLPLVDALTSWGGSYAEHQRSLLPGASAPFAR
- a CDS encoding YhgE/Pip domain-containing protein, with amino-acid sequence MKVPSMIAAELRRLTASKMGIIALIALVCVPILYGGLYLWANQDPYAKFPDVPVALVVDDEGAATPTTGTDAPTGETVNYGEDVADNLIEGNAFDWQRMSDDEAASALREGTVDFAVTIPTDFSAALTSASGDDPHQARIELETNDANNYLASSMGTQAVEKIRSSVAEMVGSEAAERLLTGLSEVRDKLVTAVDGATQLTDGANTAATGSATLADGTAQLADGTAQLATGAQTLAGGAQTLASGAQTLASGAQQVSDGNRQLADVADRAGNAVQQAANALPQVRTDIANALTAQGLTPDEVDQVLAKLDPLGTRLQEGNAQVQGAVGKVDQLAAGAASVASGAADLASGAGTLASGAGTLASGAGTVATGAASANDGAAQLRDGLGTLASGTAELRDGLSDGVAQIPVSTPELRTQQADTIADPVKVSSDKVASAEDYGAGLAPFFAALSAWIGIYALFLIVKPISRRAVTALHSPLRVTLAGWLTPAMLGALQMVGLMGILAITLGFTFNNPIGTLGVMVFASATFAAIILMLNVWLGSVGQFLGLVLMVLQLVTAGGTFPWQTLPAPLAALHHVLPLGYVVDAMRQLMYGGNLGRAGWDIVVLGIWLVGALLLAAIGVTRMTHRRTLRDLQPSLIG